CCGCGCCATGACCGGTTCCGGGTGGACCGGGGAGGAAATGTCCTGGAAGCACGCACCGGACCAGTACGGCGCCATCCACTTCCACGAAGACGACATCTACGACTTCGGGTGGGAAACCGATTTCACCTTTAAAATCCCGGAGGGCATGCGATCGGGACTCTACGCGGCCCGCATCCGGTGCGGCGAACACGAGGACATGATGCCGTTCTACGTCTGTCCACCCCAAGGCAGGCCCGCCGCGGATCTATGCGTGCTGGCGGCGACCTTTACCTATACCGTTTACGGCAACCACGCACGCCCCAATTTCCATCCATCCTGGCTTGATCGGATCAGCGCATGGAACGCCTATCCCTGGAATCCCGCCGTTCATCCGGAGTACGGGCTGTCCACCTACAACTTTCACACGGACGGAAGCGGGATCTGTCATGCGAATCACAGGCGCCCGCTGTTCTCGCTCCGTCCGGGCTACATCACTTTCGGGGCCACCGAAGGAGACTGTTCGGGGCTGAGGCACCTGCAGGCGGACACCCACCTGTACGCGTGGCTCGAAAAAATGGGCATCTCCTTCGACATCGTCACCGACCAGGAACTGCACGACGACGGCATCAAGGCGATTGAAGGTTACCGGGCCGTAACCACGGGCTCCCATCCGGAATACCACACGCCGCGCACGCTCGACGCGCTGCAACAATACCGGGATCGGGGCGGCCATTTCATGTACCTGGGCGGGAACGGGTTCTACTGGCGCATCGCCGTCCACCCTGAAGGGAACGGAACCCTTGAAATCCGGCGGAATGAAGGCGGCATCCGCGCCTGGGCCGCTGAGCCGGGTGAGTACTTCCAGGCTTTCGACGGCGGTTACGGCGGACTCTGGCGCAGGAACAACCGTCCCCCGCAGCAGCTTGCCGCCGTGGGGTTTTCCGCGCAGGGCAATTTTCATGGATCGTATTATCGCATCGATCCGGACGCCCGCGTCAACCCGGAGACCGCGTGGATCTTCGAAGGGGTGGAAAGCGATACCGTGGGGGACTACGGGTACAGCGGAAACGGGGCCGCCGGCTTCGAACTCGACCGGGCGGACTACCGGCTGGGCACACCCGAAAACACCCGGGTCATCGCAAGTTCCGAAAATCACCACGAATCGTTCATACCCGTTCCCGAAGAGCTGCTCACCCACATCACGACTTGGTCGGGAGAGCCCCTGGAAAAACTGATCCGGGCGGACATGGTATACCAGCGGTCGGACTCGGGCAGCCAGCTTTTTTCCACGGGATCCATCACCTTCTGCGGCACCCTGCTGCACAACGACGCCGACAACGACATATCCAGGATCGTGGCCAACGTGCTGCGCCGATTCCTGTCCCCGGAAGCTTCGAAGCGGAACCCCGCCCCATGAAGATCGCCGTATTCGCCGACGTGCACAGCAACCTGGACGCGCTTGAAACCGTCCTGGACGATATCGATCGATGGCGTCCCGATCGCGTGCTCGTCGCGGGTGACATCATCAACCGGGGGCCGAATCCCCGCGCCTGCACCGAATGCGTACTGGTCCGCGCGGGGGCGGAAGACTGGGGCATGATCTATGGAAACCACGAAAGATACGTGCTGAAATACGGAAAGGGAAACCTGCCCGATCAGGGTCCCGGGTTTGAAATCATCCGGCACACGAAATGGACCTATAATCAACTGGACGGCCTGGTCGAACCGCTCGAAGCCCTGCCTTTTCAGTGGAGCATGACCGATGAATCGGGGAACGAATTCCGCATGGTTCACGCGTCCATGCTGGGCGACCGCAGGGGGATCTTCCCCGATGATTCGGAGGAATCGCTGCGGGAGAAAATCGCCCCGGCGCCGGGGGTGCTGGTGGTGGGACACACGCACCGGCCGCTCATCCGTACCGTGGACGATACTCTGGTCGTCAACGTGGGCGCGGTAGGCGCGCCGTTCGATCGCGATCCCCGTGCGGCCTACGCCCGGATGACATTTGAGGATGGAGCGTGGAAAGCGGAGATCGTCCGGCTCGGCTACGACCGGGAACGGGCGATCGCGGGTTTTGACGAATCCGGCTACCTGGAGGAAAGCGGAGACTTCGCGCGGCTGATCCTGGCGGAATTCCGGGAAGCCCGTTCCCTGATTCCGGGATGGTACCGTGCCTATGAAGACCGGGTGATGGACGGCGAGATGACCTTAAAGGCGTCGGTGGACCTTTACCTTGAATCCTGCCGGATCGCCGGTTGAACGCATGGTGCCTGCCGACGGACATACCGGGTGGTCTGGAATGTACTACAAGCGAGATATGAGGAATCCCTGTCCCCAGTCACGAAAGGACCATGATGCCCAAGAACATCGTCGTACTCATAACGGATACCTTCCGCCACGACAACCTGGGAAGCCGCGCTGAGCGGCCCGTGCGAACACCTGAACTCGACCGTTTCGCCGCTGAACGGGCGACGGAGATCACAAAAGCCCACATGGGCAGCTTTCCAACGATCCCCCATCGCACCGATTTTGCGACGGGGGTGACCGGGTGGCCCCATTACGGCTGGCAGCCCATCGACCTGAGCGGGCCCAACCACGCGGGCAGGATGCTCGGCGAGCAAGGGTACGCCACGCAACTGATCTGCGACTGCCCCCACCTTTTCAAGGCCCGTTTTACGGATGGCTTCGACGCGGCGTACCAGAACCGGGGTCAAGAGGGCGACAAGCCGCTGCTCCACCTCAATGACCCTGTAGATATCGTCGTCCAGGACGAAAAAACCCGCGTACATCCACGCTATCGCGGCCATACGCTCGTCAACCAGCACCGCTGGATCAACCACTACTACCGATACGAATCCGATGTCTTCTCCGCCCGGACCGCGCAAACCGCCATTCGCTGGCTCGAGGAAAACGCCGAGTCCGCTCCTTTCTTCCTGTGGGTGGACTTCTTCGACCCCCATGAGCCCTGGGATCCGCCGGAATACATGGTACGTCACTACGACCCCGGCTACGCGGGACCGCCGATGCTGCATCCGAACTACGGCCCGTCCTCCGCCTACACGCCGGAGGAACTGCACAACCTGTGGGCCCACTACGCGGCAGAGGCGGAGCTCGTGGACCGCCACATCGGCCAGGTCCTGCAGAAGATCGACGACCTGGGCCTTTGGGACGATACCATCGTGACCGTCATGTCGGACCACGGCATGTCCATCGGCGAACACGATCGGACGGGCAAGTCCAACATTCAGGAGGCCGATGGGAGGTTCTGGCCCATATATCCGGAGATCGGCCACGTCATGCTGATGCTGGCCGGCGGGGCGGTGCCTCGCGGGGCGCGGCTGCCGCTGATCACGCAGACGATCGACCTGTTTCCGAGCCTCTGCGACCTCGCCGGCGTCTCGGTAGACCCGCCGAGACCCTTCGACGGTATTTCCTTCGCCGGCACCGTGATGGAAGGCCGGCCCACTCACCGCGAGTACGCGGTCAGCGGCTGCCACCTCGCGGAACCGTCGGGCGGCGTGCCCAGGCGTGTCACGACGCCCTTCCTAGTTACGGATCGTTGGGGCTACGCGCCCGTCGGAGCCGGCGGCAGGCCCGAACTCTACGACCTGCCGAACGACCGTCTGGCCCAGCAAAACGTCGCCGCTGGCAACGAGGCTATCCTGGACGACCTGCATAACCTTTTCTTGGCCCACCTGGCGGAAAACCACGCTCCCCGGGACGTGGCCACCCTCTGGAACAATGCGGGCGGCAGCGGGAACCTCGAGGGCAAGTGGGCCATAGACTACTCGGGGCAATAGGCATCCCAAATAAAACACCGGGGAATGGGTATCCACATAGAAATGGAGTATGCGACCCGATATCCCTCTGGACCGGCAGGACCACTACGCATGGAACCCGTCGACGATCGCATCAGGTTTGAAAAGCTTGTCCATCGGTTCGATCCGGATGCCAGGCTGAAGAGCCATCGCAGCCTGCCCGGCGGCTACTCGGCCGATGTGACGGTCCTGGAAGTGGAAACGGCCGATGGCGGGACCCGGCAACTCATACACCGCCTCCATGGCGAAGTGGACCTCCAGCAGAACCCGAACGTGGCCGCGGACGAGTTCCGCGTGCTACAGTTGACCCACGCCGCGGGGCTACCCACGCCCGCCCCGGTCTACCTGGACGCGGCGGCCCCCCTGTTCCCCACGCCCTCCCTTGTGTTGGAATATGCTGAAGGCGGTACCGATCTGAAGCCCGGAGACCCGGCTGAATACGTGATGCAGATGGCGCACGAGCTGGCCAGGATACACCGGATGGATCTCACCGGGCAGGATCTCTCTTTCCTGCTCGGGTTAGCGGATGCCTGCGCTGACGCCATGGGAAGGCAAGGAGACACGGGCGCTACATCAGCCGACGAGCGGCGGCTCCTTGATCTGCTTACGCCGTATTGGCCGCTCCCTCGCAGCAATTCACCGGTCGTCCTGCACGGCGACTACTGGCCGGGGAACACGCTCTGGCGGAATGGACGCCTTACGGCGGTCATCGACTGGGAGGACACCCGCCGGGGGGATCCGCTCTTCGACGTGTCGAACGCCCGGTTCGAGATCCTGATGCTCTTCGGCCCCGAAATCATGGATGCGTTCACCCGCCACTACGAATCGCTGAACCCGGTGGAGTTCGGATGCCTGCCCTGGTGGGATGTTTACACGGCGTTTCGCGTAGTGAACAAACTCGACTTTCTCGCGACTGCAGCACGGGACGAATCCCTGATTCGCGCCGATCACCATTGGTTCGTCGAGCAGGCCCGGAGCCGCATGGGATCGTGCCGGACCGCGCGTGGATCGCGAAAATAACCCTTGCCTGGAGCCCCTCCTCGGCGTACATTATACGCCGAAGTTTTCGGGGCGTAGCGCAGTCAGGTAGCGCACCAGCATGGGGGGCTGGTGGTCGCTGGTTCAAATCCAGTCGCCCCGATTCCGGCAAGGCAGCCACCGGGACCTTGCCCTTTGACCGGTCATACATCGGGGCGTAGCGCAGCCCGGTCAGCGCGCCTGCTTCGGGAGCAGGAGGTCGGGAGTTCAAATCTCCCCGCCCCGATCCGATTTCTCCAACAGCTTACGTCCATCCTGAAATCCCTGCCTACCTCGCGTGCCCGATGTGTGCTCGGTCGATACGCTCGAACCGGAGATGAAGGACTCCAGGGCCCGGCAGATCGAACTTGGAACGGAGACTGCTGTTCCTTCTCCATTACGGAGACAACAAACTTAACTTGTAACGTACTGGATCTGGTTCGCAATGGAGCACACTCTGAATGCTACGCGGTGCAGTCCTGCTGCGAGCAATCTCAGACTGTATCGCCTGTGCGAGGTAAAGGGCAGTTTCCTCAGTCAGGAAGACACAAGGTAACGTGTTTACTGGGAATACCATCAAGCCAAACATGAAATTCGGTGTCTATCGATGCACATAACTGTGTCTCATCTAGTCTCAATATTTCGAGATTCTGTAGATTTAGGAGTTCGCGAGGTAACTCCCCGATCATTGATATATTCTTATGGAGATACAAGTGCTCTAACGCGGTGAGACTGCCGTATTCTGCCGGAACGTTTCCACTCAGGTTGTTTTCAGAGAGGCCGATACTAGTCACATTGGCAAGACCTCCAAGATTCGAAGGGATCGGGCCGCTTAGTTGGTTTTCGTCAAGGTAAAGTAGACGAAGATTTGTTAGATTACCAATACTAGGAGGGATTTCACCCTCTAAATCGTTTTCATGTAAGCGCAGTAACTCAAGATTGGCAAGGTTACCCAATCCGGAAGGAATCTCACCACTTAAGTTATTATCCCAAAGGTATAGTATGCTTAAATTGATGAGTTTTCCAATATCAGATGGGATCTCACCCGTTAAGCCTGTCCTGGAAAGGTCAAGGTAAACAAGGGTCGTGACGTCTGCGAGCCATGATGGGAATTCCACCGACAGATTATTGCGGCTAAGATTCAGGACCCGGAGTGGTAGATCGCCCAACGCCTGCGGGATTTCTCCACTTCGATTTGTGCTACCTAGATTTAAGGACGCAAGTTTCGGGAGATCACCTATCCACAGTGGGATTTCACCGCCGGTTAAATCGAGACGGCTAAGCCACAAGGCTTTGAGATTAGTAAGTTTCCCCAGTTCTGATGGGATCTCGCCGCTAAAAGAGTTACCATCAAGATAAAGATCTACAAGACTGGAAAGTCCCCCAAGCATTGATGGGATTTCTCCACTTAAGTCGTTATGAGAGAGATCCAGATATTCAATCTTATTTAGATTGCGTAACTCTAATGGAATTGGACCGCTGAGGTCATTTAGACTAAGATCCAGTCGTTTCAGATCCGGTATCTTACCGAATTCCGACGGCATCGCCCCACTCAGCCTATTCCTTCGGAATTCTAAGCGTTCTACGCGCCCTGTCGCCTTCGTAGTGACTCCAAACCAGGTGCTGATTGGTAAATCGCTAAGCCAATTGGTGTTGTTTGTCCAGTTGGGACCGTCTGTAGCAAGATAGATAGAAACTAACACGTTCCGATCGGGATTCACTGGGGTCCGGACTGTAACCGGCACGCTTACCGATACGACTCCCGCGGTCGCTGTGATTTCTGCGGAGCCGTTCTTCAATGCGGTCACCAGACCGTCTACACTCACGCTCACCACGTCCATATCGCTACTCGACCAATTAACGATCGCGCCTGCAATCGCGTTACTGTACTGATCCAGCACCGTGGCGGTTAGCGACACTGTCTCCCCGATCGCGCTTAACGTCGCCGACTGCGGTGTGATCGCGATGCTGGACGGAACTGGCTGAGGGGGCGGAACAGGCTTCGTCGGGCTGTCCTTCCCGCATGCTGCAAGGACTGTGGAAAACAGTACTACAAGGAGTAACTTGATGGAAAGCGAACTGTAGACAGTCATCGAAGGCAGTTTGCAACTACTACGCATACGTATCTTTCTATTTCGTGCGTGTAATAAAACGGGATCACATTTTAGCCGGCATGGAATCCTTTCATTGTAACATTGCCGCAACGTAATATAGATTATGGGGATGGGAAGAGAATAGTCGAAATCGGATGCGCATAACACATCGCATGCAGTTCCGAAGGAGGATCCTTAAATGACGAATCGGTTACGCTTCCTGCCGGTCGCTGTCCTGTTTGGCGCCGCGCTATTGCTTACTACGCCTGGTCCAGCCCAGTCCCAAGTATCCGATCAGCCGGACACGCCCTTCAAGCTCGCCACCTTCGAGGCCACGGGAACCGTTCGGATCGGCATGGCCGTCCAGACGGACCAGGACAAGCTGATGGATCTGCACGAGGCCAACGCCCATGTCACCCGGCAGCTGGGTTTACCTGTCGTTTCCATTCCGAAGGAAATGCGCGCGTTGATAGAACGGTACGACGCTGTTTCCAACCGCATGTATACGATCGCGAACTACATGGGTGCCGAGGACCGGTTGTCGAACCCGGACCTCGCCTTTGTATTCGATCCGAAGGATGTCTCCGTCAAGGCGCCGATAAAGTACCCCTACAACCTGCTGGCCGCCGCGGCGAACTATCGGGCCCACGCGGACGAGATGGAAGAATCGGCCATCGGGGGTGCGGGCTTTGCCGCCGTCGAAGTGGACGTGGACAAGGAAGAGCCGTACTTCTTCGCCAAGTCGCCCCGCTCCACCATCATCGACCCGGGGGAGCCCTACTACGTTCCGGAGAACGTGAACATAGACTGGGAAGCGGAGCTGGCCATCATCATCGGCCGGCCGGCCCTAGACCTCACCCTCGAAAACGCCCATGACTATGTCTTCGGCTACAGCATTGTTTTCGACGTCAGTCGCCGGGGCGGCGCCGGGCTGAAGCCTATCAACCGGATGTTTCCCGGTCCAAACTGGTTCAACAGCAAGAGCAGCGACCGCGCCGCGCCTTTCGGGCCCTACATCGTGCCCAAGGAATTCATCCAGCATGACGACCTCGACATAAAGACCTGGGTCAACGGCGTGATCAAACAGGACAGCAATACCAGTTACATGATCTACGACGAAGCCCATATTCTCCGGTATCTGAGCTCGGTGCAGACCCTCTACCCCGGGGACGTGATCGCCACGGGCACGCCGGATGGCGTGGGCCGGGCCCGCAACCCGCCCGAGTACCTCATGCCGGGCGACCTGGTGGAAATGGAGATCGAGGGGATCGGCAGACTCGTTACCCCCATGGAAGCCAAGCCCTGAAACGAGGATATGGATGGAAATCGCACTGAAACATGCAGAATTTCGCGTCGACGCACGCCAGCTACACGGGTTCTGCCGTATGAAGACGCTTGTTATCGTGCTTCTGTGTGGAACGATCGCCTCCGGCTGCGGACCTTCGACGGAAAACGAATCCCCGCCCCAATCCACCCAAAACGACGAATTCGTCCTTCGCTCCGACGCGCTGACCGAAGGCCGTACGCCGCCAGAACCCGATCCCGCGAGCTACGGCATGGACCCGGAAACCGACCGGTTTATCTATCCCGCGGCAACACCGCATCAGCACGAGCCAAAACCCTTCGAAGGCCAGTTGGACTACTGGGATACGAACGAGTACGCCAGAGACATGACCGTCGAGGCCTACTACCCGATCACCGTCGAACCCTTCCATACCTGGCAGAACATCGTGGATTTCGGCGGCCGCCGGTACATGTACCAGTACGTGCGGCGCGCCTTGAAAATCTATGATATCACCGATCCGAAGGATCTGAAGGTCGTGCACGAGAAGGGCGGCACGTGGACCCGGGAAGGACCCGGCGAAGAGGTCAACCCGTATGCGGAAAGCGACATGTTCGGCGCCGCGTCCATCCAATGGAACAAGGACCTGGGCAAATACATCATGGTGCAGGCCTTCGAGATCCGCCGCTTCGGCGTGCTGAGCGACAAGCGTACGGAGCCGGACAAGGTG
This region of Gemmatimonadota bacterium genomic DNA includes:
- a CDS encoding metallophosphoesterase family protein; translated protein: MKIAVFADVHSNLDALETVLDDIDRWRPDRVLVAGDIINRGPNPRACTECVLVRAGAEDWGMIYGNHERYVLKYGKGNLPDQGPGFEIIRHTKWTYNQLDGLVEPLEALPFQWSMTDESGNEFRMVHASMLGDRRGIFPDDSEESLREKIAPAPGVLVVGHTHRPLIRTVDDTLVVNVGAVGAPFDRDPRAAYARMTFEDGAWKAEIVRLGYDRERAIAGFDESGYLEESGDFARLILAEFREARSLIPGWYRAYEDRVMDGEMTLKASVDLYLESCRIAG
- a CDS encoding fumarylacetoacetate hydrolase family protein, producing the protein MTNRLRFLPVAVLFGAALLLTTPGPAQSQVSDQPDTPFKLATFEATGTVRIGMAVQTDQDKLMDLHEANAHVTRQLGLPVVSIPKEMRALIERYDAVSNRMYTIANYMGAEDRLSNPDLAFVFDPKDVSVKAPIKYPYNLLAAAANYRAHADEMEESAIGGAGFAAVEVDVDKEEPYFFAKSPRSTIIDPGEPYYVPENVNIDWEAELAIIIGRPALDLTLENAHDYVFGYSIVFDVSRRGGAGLKPINRMFPGPNWFNSKSSDRAAPFGPYIVPKEFIQHDDLDIKTWVNGVIKQDSNTSYMIYDEAHILRYLSSVQTLYPGDVIATGTPDGVGRARNPPEYLMPGDLVEMEIEGIGRLVTPMEAKP
- a CDS encoding phosphotransferase, which gives rise to MEPVDDRIRFEKLVHRFDPDARLKSHRSLPGGYSADVTVLEVETADGGTRQLIHRLHGEVDLQQNPNVAADEFRVLQLTHAAGLPTPAPVYLDAAAPLFPTPSLVLEYAEGGTDLKPGDPAEYVMQMAHELARIHRMDLTGQDLSFLLGLADACADAMGRQGDTGATSADERRLLDLLTPYWPLPRSNSPVVLHGDYWPGNTLWRNGRLTAVIDWEDTRRGDPLFDVSNARFEILMLFGPEIMDAFTRHYESLNPVEFGCLPWWDVYTAFRVVNKLDFLATAARDESLIRADHHWFVEQARSRMGSCRTARGSRK
- a CDS encoding N,N-dimethylformamidase large subunit; translated protein: MSVIPLLGYTDRLSGRPGDEIAFKVSSESSEPYDASLVRVICGDPNPAGPGLQLEDVDLPFGGEFPSRSQPFHPGSHAVIPFEGRFRTTSGIAIAATIWPTTPGKARQGIISCGAGGGKPVLNLCLDRGAVTVIARSSSNRETLAACRGSSIKPRRWYRVWAGYDAGNGTVSVGFRALDAPPGTANFTVAAIGAVPIDDLGRIIVGGMDGDQVQGHFNGKIEAPSLVDVPVEEIDGHAYDVESHQGAWARWDFARDTSSTRVVDIGPFGLHGRLVNMPARAMTGSGWTGEEMSWKHAPDQYGAIHFHEDDIYDFGWETDFTFKIPEGMRSGLYAARIRCGEHEDMMPFYVCPPQGRPAADLCVLAATFTYTVYGNHARPNFHPSWLDRISAWNAYPWNPAVHPEYGLSTYNFHTDGSGICHANHRRPLFSLRPGYITFGATEGDCSGLRHLQADTHLYAWLEKMGISFDIVTDQELHDDGIKAIEGYRAVTTGSHPEYHTPRTLDALQQYRDRGGHFMYLGGNGFYWRIAVHPEGNGTLEIRRNEGGIRAWAAEPGEYFQAFDGGYGGLWRRNNRPPQQLAAVGFSAQGNFHGSYYRIDPDARVNPETAWIFEGVESDTVGDYGYSGNGAAGFELDRADYRLGTPENTRVIASSENHHESFIPVPEELLTHITTWSGEPLEKLIRADMVYQRSDSGSQLFSTGSITFCGTLLHNDADNDISRIVANVLRRFLSPEASKRNPAP
- a CDS encoding sulfatase, translating into MMPKNIVVLITDTFRHDNLGSRAERPVRTPELDRFAAERATEITKAHMGSFPTIPHRTDFATGVTGWPHYGWQPIDLSGPNHAGRMLGEQGYATQLICDCPHLFKARFTDGFDAAYQNRGQEGDKPLLHLNDPVDIVVQDEKTRVHPRYRGHTLVNQHRWINHYYRYESDVFSARTAQTAIRWLEENAESAPFFLWVDFFDPHEPWDPPEYMVRHYDPGYAGPPMLHPNYGPSSAYTPEELHNLWAHYAAEAELVDRHIGQVLQKIDDLGLWDDTIVTVMSDHGMSIGEHDRTGKSNIQEADGRFWPIYPEIGHVMLMLAGGAVPRGARLPLITQTIDLFPSLCDLAGVSVDPPRPFDGISFAGTVMEGRPTHREYAVSGCHLAEPSGGVPRRVTTPFLVTDRWGYAPVGAGGRPELYDLPNDRLAQQNVAAGNEAILDDLHNLFLAHLAENHAPRDVATLWNNAGGSGNLEGKWAIDYSGQ
- a CDS encoding Ig-like domain-containing protein: MTVYSSLSIKLLLVVLFSTVLAACGKDSPTKPVPPPQPVPSSIAITPQSATLSAIGETVSLTATVLDQYSNAIAGAIVNWSSSDMDVVSVSVDGLVTALKNGSAEITATAGVVSVSVPVTVRTPVNPDRNVLVSIYLATDGPNWTNNTNWLSDLPISTWFGVTTKATGRVERLEFRRNRLSGAMPSEFGKIPDLKRLDLSLNDLSGPIPLELRNLNKIEYLDLSHNDLSGEIPSMLGGLSSLVDLYLDGNSFSGEIPSELGKLTNLKALWLSRLDLTGGEIPLWIGDLPKLASLNLGSTNRSGEIPQALGDLPLRVLNLSRNNLSVEFPSWLADVTTLVYLDLSRTGLTGEIPSDIGKLINLSILYLWDNNLSGEIPSGLGNLANLELLRLHENDLEGEIPPSIGNLTNLRLLYLDENQLSGPIPSNLGGLANVTSIGLSENNLSGNVPAEYGSLTALEHLYLHKNISMIGELPRELLNLQNLEILRLDETQLCASIDTEFHVWLDGIPSKHVTLCLPD